From a single Rhodopirellula halodulae genomic region:
- a CDS encoding gamma-glutamyl-gamma-aminobutyrate hydrolase family protein: MTRKPLIGLNADFRAAARSTPAFAYIAAGYFQSIINAGGVPVLVPPQADEESVSRVLDAVEGFLFIGGGDLDPRNDGFMLHPSVQPMDAGREASDRMLMAEIAERRMPVFGIGVGMQLINVQQGGNLFLHIKEDLPEAVPHFDAQDVNHRHTLNVESDSLIGRVYGDGEIRVTSRHHMAIDEVAPGFRVTARCPDGVIEAIESEMIDWFALGTQFHPESDAASALDIRIFEEFVDAVRDRNQETNAGETDDAYRLVA, from the coding sequence ATGACGCGCAAGCCATTGATTGGTTTGAATGCTGATTTCCGTGCCGCCGCCCGCAGCACTCCCGCGTTCGCGTACATCGCCGCTGGATATTTCCAATCCATCATCAACGCCGGTGGCGTCCCCGTCTTGGTTCCCCCGCAAGCGGACGAGGAATCGGTCAGCCGCGTCTTGGACGCCGTCGAAGGTTTCTTGTTCATCGGTGGTGGCGACCTGGATCCCCGCAACGACGGATTCATGCTGCACCCCAGCGTCCAACCAATGGACGCCGGCCGCGAAGCCAGCGATCGCATGTTGATGGCCGAGATCGCTGAACGCCGCATGCCCGTGTTTGGCATTGGTGTTGGCATGCAATTGATCAACGTGCAACAAGGCGGCAACCTGTTCCTGCACATCAAAGAAGACTTGCCCGAAGCCGTGCCACACTTCGACGCACAAGACGTCAACCATCGTCACACGCTGAACGTCGAAAGCGATTCCTTGATCGGTCGCGTCTACGGCGACGGCGAAATCCGAGTCACCAGCCGTCACCACATGGCGATCGATGAAGTCGCCCCCGGCTTCCGCGTCACCGCACGTTGCCCCGATGGAGTGATCGAAGCCATTGAAAGCGAAATGATCGATTGGTTTGCGTTGGGCACCCAGTTCCACCCCGAGTCCGATGCGGCATCAGCGTTGGACATTCGCATCTTCGAAGAATTCGTCGACGCGGTCCGCGATCGTAACCAAGAAACCAACGCGGGCGAAACCGACGACGCGTATCGCTTGGTCGCCTGA
- a CDS encoding TraB/GumN family protein, with protein sequence MRTSGLAVALGAFFGLAPVTSPTTAQDTSVADSATQNETAEPSDENASKEPAYVRVHEDEGKPQALQTATVRFVGQPGTRYDGAIVDLVGVVHIGQDEYYAELKEQLSRYQTVLYELVAPDGTRIRPEDLEERRSILASVQTGMKDMLNLEYQLEKIDYMAENFRHADMSPDEFVKDLEERGDSVWKMVARMMGAGIASQAKTGGDAGLLLAMFSKDRPMKMKQAMARQLVDIELVTAGMDDANGENTLIKGRNRKAFEILKDELDQGKDNIAVFYGAGHLPDMADRLENEFGMKPTRTTWANAWDLTRN encoded by the coding sequence TTGCGAACCAGCGGGCTGGCTGTCGCCCTGGGAGCGTTCTTCGGACTCGCGCCGGTCACCTCCCCGACAACCGCTCAAGACACCTCGGTCGCCGATTCCGCCACGCAGAACGAAACGGCGGAGCCATCCGATGAAAACGCCTCGAAAGAGCCGGCATACGTCCGCGTTCACGAAGACGAGGGCAAACCGCAAGCCTTGCAAACAGCCACCGTTCGCTTCGTCGGCCAACCGGGCACGCGGTACGACGGAGCCATCGTGGATTTGGTCGGCGTCGTGCACATTGGACAAGACGAATATTACGCGGAACTGAAGGAGCAACTGTCACGGTACCAAACGGTGCTGTATGAGTTGGTCGCTCCCGATGGCACCCGCATTCGGCCAGAAGACTTGGAGGAACGTCGATCCATCCTGGCCTCGGTGCAAACAGGCATGAAGGACATGCTGAACCTCGAGTACCAGCTCGAAAAGATCGATTACATGGCCGAGAATTTTCGTCACGCGGACATGAGTCCGGACGAGTTTGTCAAAGACTTGGAAGAACGCGGCGACAGCGTTTGGAAAATGGTGGCTCGCATGATGGGAGCCGGGATTGCATCGCAGGCCAAAACGGGCGGCGACGCGGGGTTGCTGCTGGCGATGTTCAGCAAAGACCGCCCGATGAAAATGAAACAAGCCATGGCCCGTCAGCTGGTCGACATCGAATTGGTCACCGCCGGCATGGATGACGCCAACGGTGAAAACACGTTGATCAAAGGCCGCAACCGCAAGGCGTTTGAGATTCTCAAAGACGAATTGGACCAAGGCAAAGACAACATCGCCGTCTTCTACGGAGCGGGCCACCTTCCTGACATGGCCGATCGCTTAGAAAACGAATTCGGCATGAAACCCACCCGTACCACATGGGCTAACGCCTGGGACCTGACAAGGAACTGA